One part of the Treponema sp. OMZ 787 genome encodes these proteins:
- a CDS encoding acyltransferase, giving the protein MEKNYFVHESSYVDEGAEIGEGTKVWHFTHIMSGAKVGKKCSIGQNVNIGGRAVIGNGVKIQNNVSVYDDVIIEDDVFCGPSCVFTNVINPRAFVERKHEYKKTLIKKGVSIGANATIVCGVTVGEYALIGAGSVVTKDVPPYSLVYGNPARVHGKVNKEGEKS; this is encoded by the coding sequence ATGGAAAAAAATTACTTTGTTCATGAGTCAAGTTATGTCGATGAGGGAGCCGAAATAGGCGAGGGTACAAAGGTCTGGCATTTTACTCATATAATGAGCGGTGCCAAGGTCGGAAAAAAATGCTCGATCGGTCAGAACGTAAACATAGGTGGAAGGGCTGTTATAGGTAACGGAGTCAAAATCCAAAACAATGTTTCCGTTTATGATGATGTCATCATAGAAGATGATGTTTTTTGCGGTCCTTCCTGTGTTTTTACAAATGTTATAAACCCCAGAGCCTTTGTTGAGAGAAAACACGAATATAAAAAGACTTTAATAAAGAAGGGTGTTTCCATAGGGGCGAATGCCACTATTGTATGCGGTGTTACTGTCGGCGAATACGCCCTAATAGGTGCCGGTTCTGTAGTTACAAAGGATGTGCCGCCTTACTCCCTTGTATATGGTAACCCTGCTAGGGTACACGGAAAAGTAAATAAAGAAGGGGAGAAGTCATAA
- a CDS encoding nucleotidyltransferase family protein, which yields MRLDERSKDIIINAICKNFSEVFKIILFGSRVDNDKKGGDIDLLVETPSDMTSAFSEKINALAEMQTKLGERKIDLITSCGVRDKRPVVKNAYRDGIILWEK from the coding sequence ATGCGTTTAGATGAACGCTCTAAGGATATTATAATAAATGCCATTTGTAAGAATTTTTCTGAAGTGTTTAAGATAATTCTTTTCGGTTCCCGTGTTGATAACGATAAAAAAGGCGGAGATATAGACCTTCTTGTTGAAACACCATCCGATATGACTTCGGCTTTTAGTGAAAAGATTAATGCCTTAGCCGAAATGCAAACAAAACTTGGAGAACGTAAAATTGATCTTATAACTTCATGCGGAGTAAGGGATAAAAGGCCTGTTGTAAAAAATGCCTATAGGGATGGTATTATTTTATGGGAGAAGTAG
- a CDS encoding flagellar filament outer layer protein FlaA, with the protein MKKSIAIFLFLVGFVTFSFAQQNNDFSTVDAADPNKIGIDSAEQRIKEVSIEKFESEGTWFAKMSADEGVIRSRLFNGNPLNKKPIPAEEGLELADEKVLGVKVSFYRRGYNSFEVHATKALPVEGIAKTASFWVVGRSYPHTIKLIVEDFWGKKFELYVGKLNHSGWKLMTVAIPPQNSAGKTGIIQKDYHYGTSMGLKIVGFRVECDPEEAYGHYYIYFDDLRVVSDLYEVDMRDKDDMSDNW; encoded by the coding sequence ATGAAAAAGAGTATTGCTATATTTTTGTTTTTGGTCGGTTTTGTGACATTTTCTTTTGCACAGCAAAATAACGACTTTTCTACGGTAGATGCCGCTGATCCTAATAAAATCGGTATTGATTCTGCCGAGCAGAGAATTAAAGAAGTTTCTATCGAAAAGTTTGAAAGCGAAGGTACTTGGTTTGCAAAGATGTCGGCTGATGAGGGGGTAATCCGCTCCAGGCTTTTTAACGGTAATCCTTTGAATAAAAAGCCCATTCCTGCAGAGGAAGGTCTTGAGCTTGCAGATGAAAAGGTTCTTGGTGTAAAGGTTTCTTTTTATCGGCGCGGTTATAACTCCTTTGAGGTTCATGCAACAAAGGCTCTCCCTGTTGAAGGTATAGCTAAAACAGCCAGTTTCTGGGTTGTAGGACGAAGTTATCCCCATACAATTAAACTCATTGTAGAAGATTTTTGGGGTAAAAAGTTTGAACTCTATGTAGGTAAGCTAAACCACTCAGGCTGGAAACTTATGACTGTTGCGATTCCTCCGCAGAACTCTGCCGGAAAAACAGGTATTATCCAGAAAGATTATCACTATGGAACAAGCATGGGACTTAAGATTGTAGGTTTCCGTGTTGAATGCGATCCTGAAGAAGCTTATGGTCATTACTACATCTACTTTGATGATTTGAGAGTTGTAAGCGACTTGTATGAAGTTGATATGAGAGATAAGGACGATATGTCCGACAACTGGTAA
- a CDS encoding flagellar filament outer layer protein FlaA has protein sequence MKHGGLVFAGITLMLLFAFAPLTAQQGSINYQTYMVDTFDNPDGQGWSYQPVGSKFITEGYPKIQYKEGMPHAVKVMNDDKENAKFIGIEFKFNRKGDNWVDIVPSKDGKPFEPVFKGNVQRLDMWVWGAGYYYNLEIIVRDCEGRTHTLPLGYVNFKGWKNMHVTVPTSIPQASRYLGNKNKMTFVAFRIRTAPFERVDSFKIFFDEFKALTDVYADSYDGYELADLSFEGEKTE, from the coding sequence ATGAAACATGGCGGTTTAGTTTTTGCGGGCATTACTTTGATGTTGTTGTTCGCATTTGCACCTTTAACGGCGCAGCAAGGTTCGATTAATTATCAAACTTATATGGTCGATACATTTGACAACCCTGACGGTCAGGGGTGGTCTTATCAGCCTGTTGGAAGTAAATTTATTACTGAGGGTTATCCTAAGATTCAATATAAGGAAGGAATGCCTCATGCCGTAAAAGTAATGAATGATGATAAGGAAAATGCTAAATTTATCGGTATAGAATTTAAGTTTAACCGAAAGGGCGACAACTGGGTTGATATTGTTCCTTCAAAAGATGGAAAACCCTTTGAGCCGGTATTTAAAGGAAATGTTCAAAGATTGGATATGTGGGTTTGGGGTGCAGGATATTACTATAACTTGGAAATCATTGTACGCGACTGCGAAGGAAGAACTCATACATTGCCCCTAGGCTATGTTAATTTTAAGGGCTGGAAAAATATGCATGTAACTGTTCCTACGAGCATTCCGCAGGCATCCAGATACCTTGGAAATAAGAACAAGATGACTTTTGTAGCGTTTAGAATAAGAACAGCTCCCTTTGAGAGAGTAGACTCATTTAAGATATTCTTTGATGAATTTAAGGCCTTAACCGATGTCTATGCCGATTCTTATGACGGCTATGAATTGGCAGATCTATCTTTTGAAGGTGAAAAAACCGAATAG
- a CDS encoding HD domain-containing protein, which translates to MTELNDFSKPIRDPIWKHIWMNDELYALTKTAPFMRLYNIKQLGPTELVYPGASHTRAGHSIGVYNIALKMLNLLLKKGADSWVSKQGAMSFLAAALLHDLGHFPFTHSLKELRLKEHEDLTGELILKEPLSSAVAGTGANPEQTAAIITGNEKNDTETVFFQKLLSGVLDPDKLDYLNRDAFYCGVPYGIQDTDFILSQLIPDKKNGIKIESKAILSVESILFSKYLMYKSVYWHKDVRIATAMMKKAIFTGIEKGRISPEDLYHQDDEGIFRLLEKADYPEKKPAEDLRLGRIYHIIAEKDFESGNQKHIDLEDLNKRLMAEEALAEYFSNQTKSRIDCEDIIIDIPERISFESDLFIEDEQKVFSESSTVFSKEFIKTLVPSLRKIRVAVSDKIYKKSINLNQTILPIF; encoded by the coding sequence ATGACCGAATTAAATGATTTTTCAAAGCCTATTCGAGATCCGATATGGAAACACATATGGATGAATGATGAATTATATGCTCTGACAAAGACGGCTCCGTTTATGCGTCTGTACAATATAAAGCAGCTGGGCCCTACGGAGCTTGTCTATCCGGGGGCAAGTCATACACGGGCAGGCCACAGCATAGGTGTTTACAATATTGCCCTAAAAATGCTCAATCTTTTGTTAAAAAAAGGAGCTGACAGCTGGGTTTCAAAACAGGGAGCCATGTCGTTTTTAGCGGCAGCCCTCCTCCATGACCTTGGACATTTTCCTTTTACTCACTCCCTTAAAGAATTAAGATTAAAAGAACATGAAGATTTGACGGGTGAGCTTATTTTAAAGGAACCTCTGAGTTCTGCGGTAGCCGGGACAGGGGCAAATCCTGAGCAGACAGCCGCAATTATTACCGGTAATGAAAAAAACGATACCGAAACCGTTTTTTTTCAAAAACTCTTATCGGGAGTTCTGGATCCGGACAAGCTGGACTATCTTAACAGGGATGCTTTTTATTGCGGAGTGCCTTATGGGATTCAGGACACCGATTTTATTCTTTCACAGCTCATTCCGGACAAAAAAAACGGGATAAAAATAGAATCGAAGGCTATTCTAAGCGTTGAAAGTATCTTGTTTTCAAAATATCTTATGTATAAGTCGGTTTATTGGCACAAGGATGTTAGGATAGCAACAGCCATGATGAAAAAGGCGATATTTACCGGAATCGAAAAGGGAAGAATTTCTCCCGAGGACCTATATCATCAAGATGATGAAGGAATTTTCCGGCTGTTGGAAAAGGCTGACTACCCTGAAAAAAAGCCTGCCGAAGACCTGCGGCTCGGAAGGATCTATCATATAATAGCAGAGAAAGACTTTGAAAGCGGTAACCAAAAGCATATTGACTTAGAAGATCTGAATAAACGCCTAATGGCGGAAGAGGCTTTGGCCGAATATTTTTCGAACCAAACAAAAAGCAGGATAGACTGTGAAGACATTATTATAGATATACCCGAGAGAATTTCTTTTGAATCGGACTTATTTATAGAAGATGAACAAAAGGTGTTCAGCGAAAGCTCTACAGTTTTTTCAAAAGAATTTATCAAAACCCTTGTTCCTTCTTTAAGAAAAATAAGGGTAGCTGTTTCGGATAAAATTTATAAAAAAAGCATAAATCTTAATCAAACAATCTTGCCGATTTTTTAA
- a CDS encoding late competence development ComFB family protein — MIIHNVMEDLVYTEVNKLFDEAEEKKESWLTCSCMQCRVDTMCYVLNRVKPRYIKSGRGLAHFLKFEKNEKIQIMADITSLVIEGMQRVLSTKRPHDHDPVIEVENSPVFNFPAITGNVLNGSNFKPMEDAVVSLKMNGEIVPQMSILWDNPYKISDKTPGAYTFCPRPIPAEKEGDVQKFIFVLRAEKEGFDPTNFSFDIELTADANTKSPLDSSNFYNIKNLFLCEHSEEE; from the coding sequence ATGATCATTCATAATGTTATGGAAGACTTGGTATATACCGAAGTCAACAAACTATTTGATGAAGCTGAAGAAAAAAAAGAAAGCTGGCTTACATGCAGTTGTATGCAATGCAGAGTCGACACGATGTGCTATGTACTCAATCGGGTTAAACCCCGCTACATTAAATCTGGCAGGGGCCTCGCTCACTTTTTGAAATTCGAAAAAAACGAAAAAATTCAGATTATGGCAGATATTACAAGTTTAGTAATTGAAGGTATGCAAAGAGTTCTTTCTACCAAAAGACCCCATGACCATGATCCGGTAATCGAAGTTGAAAATTCTCCGGTTTTTAATTTTCCTGCAATAACAGGTAATGTTTTAAACGGCAGTAACTTTAAACCGATGGAGGATGCTGTTGTCAGCCTTAAAATGAACGGAGAAATTGTACCTCAGATGAGTATTCTTTGGGATAATCCTTATAAAATATCTGATAAGACCCCAGGAGCTTACACATTTTGCCCCAGACCAATACCGGCAGAAAAAGAAGGCGATGTTCAAAAATTCATTTTTGTACTTAGGGCCGAAAAAGAAGGCTTTGACCCGACAAATTTTTCATTCGATATTGAGCTAACTGCAGATGCTAACACTAAGTCCCCCTTGGACAGTTCAAACTTTTATAACATTAAAAATTTGTTCTTATGCGAACACAGTGAGGAAGAATAA
- the purQ gene encoding phosphoribosylformylglycinamidine synthase I, with translation MMKPKALVLHATGTNRDGDAARALELAGAEPEIVHINKLKAKEKNWKDYSILVIPGGFSYADALGAGKLFALDLSNYFFDEVSEFVSAGKPVIGICNGFQVLVKSGILPGKEKDGKVILDKDGYKNRQATLTHNKQGRFECRFTTMIPQKSNCIWTKDLKGNIHCPIAHGEGRFLTDYQKTLDDLFEKGQVALVYGGKDAAKGIPANGEYPFNPNGSLADIAGICNARGNVLGLMPHPENNVVIRERDSEEEKERTRLCLDMWKAGVNYVL, from the coding sequence ATGATGAAACCTAAAGCCCTAGTATTACATGCAACAGGTACCAATAGGGACGGGGATGCGGCCAGAGCCTTAGAGCTTGCAGGTGCTGAACCCGAAATTGTACATATAAACAAGCTAAAAGCCAAAGAAAAAAACTGGAAGGATTATTCGATTCTTGTAATTCCCGGCGGCTTTTCTTATGCAGATGCCCTTGGTGCCGGTAAACTCTTTGCCCTCGATTTAAGCAACTACTTTTTTGATGAGGTAAGCGAATTTGTATCGGCAGGAAAGCCTGTTATAGGCATTTGTAACGGTTTTCAGGTTTTGGTAAAGTCCGGAATCCTTCCCGGAAAAGAAAAAGACGGAAAGGTTATTTTGGATAAGGACGGATATAAAAATAGGCAGGCCACCCTAACCCACAATAAACAGGGAAGATTCGAATGCCGCTTTACCACTATGATCCCTCAAAAATCAAACTGTATCTGGACAAAGGACCTTAAAGGCAATATACACTGCCCAATAGCCCACGGCGAAGGACGCTTTTTGACAGATTATCAAAAAACTCTCGATGACTTATTCGAAAAAGGGCAGGTTGCCTTGGTTTACGGAGGAAAGGATGCAGCAAAAGGCATACCCGCAAACGGAGAGTATCCCTTTAATCCTAACGGGTCTCTTGCAGATATAGCCGGAATATGCAATGCACGAGGAAATGTGTTAGGCCTCATGCCTCATCCCGAAAATAATGTGGTTATAAGAGAAAGGGATTCGGAAGAAGAAAAGGAACGCACAAGACTCTGCCTGGATATGTGGAAGGCCGGAGTCAACTACGTTCTATAA
- a CDS encoding SH3 domain-containing protein, producing MNNSFQNRKLLIFIAAILILSSVFFSSCSKTLGYGVVNWSIPEYNLTAGDIIPVYVKSNIEKVYIVGLNEKTALRVEIPLWQLTFFESKKDAGKFQAKLIEHKHSYARVKLDGLPMRSNPDNTSNQVYRLKLGQLVKILWFGEGVPVLKGGKPMDGQWYEVLTEDGVRGWCFSYNLNIYDERKIDSSETTNLAQESDTELEAALNEFWYPEHYRKMINNRQVDLDKISLTWGFFPGLRSGIARVELENTRLSFPYTKVIKIGNKYLFEGSNLSMQIRGKDIITLEFSDKSGKHRLENFITLNATTEDIINNEIKRRETLIEKIAKTSSEFTSENFGSLKILPDGQFIWSGYNLLSPSIIPSGAGSSGRVSLKYFLDKKLLSDYQGALSFRFEKTAEPVVFMYSISSKGLRLEAVESSSIQDNLVTRRSLDPVILFFAAN from the coding sequence ATGAATAATTCTTTTCAAAACAGGAAACTGCTCATTTTTATTGCAGCAATCCTTATATTATCGTCTGTTTTTTTTAGCTCGTGTTCCAAAACGCTAGGCTACGGTGTAGTAAACTGGTCGATTCCCGAATATAATCTTACCGCAGGGGATATAATACCGGTTTATGTAAAATCCAATATCGAAAAGGTTTATATTGTCGGCCTAAACGAAAAAACGGCATTAAGGGTTGAAATTCCCCTATGGCAGCTTACCTTTTTTGAATCAAAAAAAGATGCGGGTAAATTTCAGGCAAAGCTAATCGAACATAAACACTCTTATGCAAGGGTTAAGCTGGACGGTCTCCCGATGCGCTCAAACCCGGACAATACTTCAAATCAGGTTTACCGCCTAAAACTAGGACAGCTTGTAAAAATTCTTTGGTTTGGAGAAGGGGTTCCCGTTTTAAAGGGCGGAAAACCCATGGACGGTCAATGGTATGAGGTTCTGACCGAGGATGGAGTAAGGGGCTGGTGCTTTTCATATAATCTAAACATCTATGATGAAAGAAAAATCGACTCATCGGAAACAACAAATTTAGCACAAGAGTCAGATACGGAACTTGAGGCCGCTCTAAATGAATTTTGGTATCCCGAACATTACCGAAAAATGATAAATAACAGGCAGGTTGACCTCGATAAGATAAGCCTTACATGGGGCTTTTTCCCGGGTTTACGCTCAGGTATTGCAAGAGTAGAACTTGAAAACACAAGGCTTTCTTTCCCATATACGAAGGTTATAAAAATCGGAAACAAGTATCTCTTTGAAGGATCTAACCTTTCAATGCAGATAAGGGGTAAGGATATTATTACCCTAGAATTTTCAGATAAGAGCGGTAAACACAGACTGGAAAACTTTATCACTTTAAATGCAACAACTGAGGATATAATCAATAATGAGATAAAAAGAAGAGAAACCCTAATAGAAAAGATAGCCAAAACTTCATCCGAATTTACATCGGAAAATTTCGGTTCTTTGAAGATTCTTCCTGACGGTCAATTTATTTGGAGCGGATATAACCTACTCTCCCCCTCCATTATACCTTCCGGAGCAGGCTCTTCCGGGAGGGTAAGTTTAAAATATTTTTTGGATAAAAAACTTTTATCCGACTATCAGGGAGCTTTAAGTTTTAGATTCGAAAAAACGGCCGAGCCGGTTGTCTTTATGTACAGTATTTCGTCCAAGGGGCTTCGCCTTGAAGCAGTAGAGTCTTCAAGTATACAGGATAATCTTGTAACACGCCGAAGTCTAGATCCGGTAATTCTGTTCTTTGCAGCAAACTAA
- a CDS encoding ABC-F family ATP-binding cassette domain-containing protein, whose amino-acid sequence MPFIQLSKISLAFGDRDILKDITLILTAGTKAALTGANGCGKSTLMKIVAGQIKADSGEIASEKDTSIAYLPQSGIVHKGKTLAEEAETAFAYGYDIIKAMDETGERMKTEKDEQKLLALANDYHALQTRLENSGWNAKKGLIDETLRGLGFSSSDFNKNTEEFSGGWQMRIALAKVLLQNADIIVLDEPTNYLDIEARSWLELWLKKFKGGFLLVSHDRYFLDQTVNETYELFKGNLKKYKGTYSDYERIRTVEVEGLIKAYEQQQEEIAKTEDFIRKFRYTESRAALVQDRIRRLEKMERIELPEHLKKIRFSFPPAPHSGKIVLQAEGISRAYSTASGTHRVIENLDLTVEKGERLVLAGKNGAGKSTLLRILAGEDKNFTGSLKEGAGVRMGYFSQDESETITGSESIIDLLERSAPTELVPKLYDMLAAFLFRGDDIYKSLSVLSGGEKSRLALLLLLLKPLNLLILDEPTNHLDLHSKDVLLDALKRFDGTVIFVSHDKGFIQDLATRVLELKADEEGLQPSRVRNFPGTYDYYLYRLEQEKADDDSKTSVNVTKPQTAAKPINSSQPQKSAALSYEEQKRLRSERRKLEKEEERLLNEIAKCEEEITENEALLAEPEVYSNGEKSRAVQKKIEELKARAEELSESWAEAASKLENAL is encoded by the coding sequence ATGCCGTTTATACAGCTTTCAAAGATTTCCCTTGCCTTTGGGGACAGAGACATTTTAAAAGATATTACCCTAATTTTAACGGCAGGAACAAAGGCTGCCCTTACGGGAGCAAACGGCTGCGGCAAGTCTACCCTGATGAAGATTGTTGCAGGTCAAATAAAAGCCGACTCAGGGGAGATAGCCTCGGAAAAAGATACATCAATAGCCTACTTACCTCAGTCGGGGATAGTCCACAAGGGAAAAACCTTGGCGGAAGAAGCCGAAACGGCCTTTGCTTACGGCTATGATATTATCAAGGCCATGGATGAGACGGGCGAAAGGATGAAAACCGAAAAGGACGAGCAAAAACTCCTCGCCTTGGCAAACGATTATCATGCCTTGCAGACAAGGCTTGAAAATTCGGGCTGGAATGCAAAAAAAGGCCTTATTGACGAAACCTTGCGCGGCTTGGGCTTTTCTTCTTCCGATTTTAATAAGAACACGGAAGAATTTTCAGGCGGTTGGCAAATGCGCATAGCCTTAGCAAAGGTTCTTTTACAAAATGCCGACATAATTGTTCTTGACGAGCCTACGAACTACCTAGATATTGAAGCCCGCTCTTGGCTTGAGCTTTGGCTTAAAAAATTTAAGGGAGGCTTTTTACTTGTAAGCCATGACCGCTACTTTTTGGATCAAACCGTAAACGAAACTTACGAACTTTTTAAGGGAAACCTAAAAAAATATAAGGGAACTTACAGCGATTATGAAAGAATAAGGACTGTTGAAGTTGAGGGGCTTATAAAGGCCTATGAGCAGCAGCAGGAAGAAATTGCCAAAACCGAAGACTTTATCCGAAAATTCAGGTATACCGAAAGCCGGGCAGCCTTGGTTCAGGACAGAATAAGACGGCTCGAAAAAATGGAAAGGATTGAGCTTCCCGAACACCTAAAAAAAATCCGCTTCAGCTTTCCTCCGGCCCCTCATTCGGGTAAAATTGTCTTACAGGCAGAAGGAATAAGCAGGGCCTACAGTACGGCATCCGGTACTCACAGAGTAATAGAAAATTTGGATTTAACCGTCGAAAAAGGAGAACGTCTTGTTTTGGCCGGAAAAAACGGAGCAGGAAAGTCAACCCTCTTGCGTATTCTTGCAGGAGAAGATAAAAACTTTACAGGCAGCTTAAAAGAAGGAGCCGGGGTTAGAATGGGTTATTTTTCTCAAGACGAATCGGAGACCATTACGGGAAGCGAAAGCATCATAGACCTACTCGAACGCTCGGCCCCTACCGAACTTGTTCCTAAACTTTACGATATGCTCGCAGCCTTCTTATTCAGGGGGGACGATATTTATAAAAGCCTTTCGGTACTATCGGGAGGAGAAAAATCGAGGCTTGCCCTCCTCCTTCTTCTTTTAAAGCCCTTGAATCTTTTAATCTTGGACGAGCCCACAAACCACTTGGATTTACACTCCAAAGATGTGCTCTTAGATGCCCTAAAACGCTTTGACGGAACCGTAATCTTTGTATCTCACGACAAGGGCTTTATACAAGACCTTGCAACAAGGGTCTTGGAGCTCAAAGCCGATGAAGAGGGATTACAGCCTTCAAGGGTAAGAAACTTTCCGGGAACATACGATTATTATCTTTACCGGCTTGAACAAGAAAAAGCCGATGACGATTCCAAAACTTCCGTAAATGTAACAAAACCTCAAACAGCAGCTAAGCCGATAAACTCGTCCCAGCCGCAAAAATCGGCCGCACTTTCCTATGAGGAGCAAAAACGGCTCCGATCGGAAAGAAGAAAATTAGAAAAAGAAGAAGAGCGGCTCTTAAACGAAATAGCAAAATGCGAAGAGGAAATAACCGAAAATGAAGCCCTCCTAGCCGAACCCGAAGTCTACTCCAACGGCGAAAAAAGCAGGGCTGTGCAGAAAAAAATAGAAGAGCTTAAGGCAAGAGCTGAAGAGCTTTCGGAAAGCTGGGCAGAAGCAGCCTCTAAATTGGAAAACGCTCTTTAA
- a CDS encoding ATP-binding protein: MMKVQNYIPRAVDDKIDLYLTLFGAVCIEGPKWCGKTWSSAYHCKSSFYLGSPQGAFQNRKMAEMSPNIVLEGKTPRLIDEWQDVPLLWDAVRFEVDKRNKKGQFILTGSATPNHKGILHSGAGRIGRLRMRPMSLYESKDSTGEVSLKEVCEGKPCFSPIKETDLLDIINLIIRGGWPANIGSSAKSSSKTAAEYLHAVLEDDVFRIDGIKRDTSKMKLLLKSLARNESSTASNRTLKNDISSADYENIDIETTATYLNIFDRLFLTDNQRPFSHNMRSSVRIKQMEKRHLADPSLACALLGAGEKTLLSDLATLGFLFEALCERDLKVYADTFDATVYHYQDYKNREIDAVIEMQDGSWAAFEIKLGANQIDEAAANLINIRDSLKAEDANYPKVMGVICGLANAAYCRKDGVLVIPITSLKW; the protein is encoded by the coding sequence ATGATGAAGGTTCAAAATTATATCCCACGTGCTGTGGATGACAAAATAGATTTATATTTGACTCTTTTTGGTGCCGTCTGTATAGAAGGGCCTAAATGGTGCGGTAAGACGTGGTCTTCAGCCTATCACTGTAAAAGCTCGTTCTACCTGGGTTCACCGCAGGGTGCTTTTCAAAACAGAAAGATGGCTGAAATGAGTCCCAATATTGTACTTGAAGGAAAAACACCGCGACTTATTGATGAATGGCAGGATGTTCCTCTCTTGTGGGATGCTGTACGTTTTGAGGTGGATAAGAGGAACAAAAAAGGGCAATTTATTCTTACGGGTTCTGCAACTCCCAATCACAAGGGGATTTTACACAGCGGTGCCGGGCGGATAGGCCGATTGAGGATGAGACCTATGTCCTTGTATGAGTCAAAGGATTCTACGGGAGAGGTTTCGCTAAAAGAGGTTTGTGAGGGGAAACCTTGTTTTTCCCCGATAAAAGAAACCGATTTACTTGATATTATAAATCTTATAATCAGGGGCGGCTGGCCGGCAAATATAGGCAGTAGTGCTAAAAGCTCATCAAAAACGGCTGCAGAATACCTCCATGCAGTTTTAGAAGATGATGTGTTTAGAATTGACGGTATAAAACGAGATACCTCAAAAATGAAGCTTCTCCTTAAATCCCTTGCCCGAAATGAAAGCAGTACGGCATCAAACCGTACACTCAAAAACGATATTAGCTCCGCCGATTACGAGAATATAGATATAGAAACTACTGCAACCTATCTTAATATCTTTGACCGGCTCTTTTTAACCGATAATCAAAGGCCTTTTTCTCATAATATGAGGTCGTCCGTTCGTATTAAACAGATGGAAAAAAGGCACCTCGCAGATCCGTCTTTGGCTTGTGCTCTTTTGGGAGCCGGAGAAAAAACTCTTTTATCCGACTTGGCTACATTGGGCTTTTTGTTTGAGGCCTTGTGTGAACGAGACCTAAAGGTGTATGCCGATACCTTTGATGCTACAGTATATCATTATCAGGATTATAAAAATAGGGAGATCGATGCGGTCATCGAAATGCAGGACGGCTCTTGGGCTGCATTTGAAATTAAGCTTGGAGCAAATCAAATAGATGAGGCTGCCGCAAATTTGATTAATATAAGGGATAGTTTAAAAGCCGAGGATGCAAATTATCCGAAAGTTATGGGTGTTATATGCGGCTTGGCAAATGCTGCGTACTGCCGTAAAGACGGAGTTCTTGTAATCCCGATAACTTCGTTAAAGTGGTAA
- a CDS encoding DedA family protein encodes MLTAFLNWIGNYITYFPLVVFLGLLLGGFNIPISEDVLVAMSAVLSQGEKASIPHFLSALYIGAVVSDCMVYGWGRLISKGSISMGLFSKIITKENTYRLLKALQRHGVFTFIICRFIPFGVRNAVSMTSGFVKYPFYKFFFYDLIAAICNITVLYSLVYFFGSKGGDFMKIFGIVMFILFLAAGAYLVSSGKLFQFADKKLDQEKKQK; translated from the coding sequence ATGTTGACGGCATTTTTGAACTGGATAGGTAACTATATAACTTATTTTCCCTTGGTGGTTTTTTTAGGCTTACTTCTTGGCGGATTTAATATACCTATTTCTGAAGATGTTCTTGTTGCAATGTCGGCTGTCCTTTCTCAAGGCGAAAAAGCCTCTATTCCTCATTTTTTATCGGCTCTTTATATTGGTGCTGTTGTTAGTGATTGTATGGTATACGGCTGGGGGAGGCTAATTTCTAAGGGTTCCATATCGATGGGTCTTTTTTCAAAGATTATAACAAAGGAAAACACATACCGTCTCTTAAAGGCCCTTCAAAGGCACGGTGTTTTTACCTTTATAATTTGCCGTTTTATCCCCTTCGGAGTAAGGAATGCCGTATCCATGACCAGCGGCTTTGTAAAATATCCGTTCTATAAATTTTTCTTTTATGATTTAATTGCTGCAATATGTAATATTACCGTATTATACAGCCTCGTTTACTTTTTCGGCAGTAAGGGCGGCGATTTTATGAAGATATTCGGAATCGTAATGTTTATTCTTTTCTTGGCTGCCGGTGCCTATCTTGTCAGCTCCGGAAAACTCTTTCAATTCGCCGACAAAAAACTCGATCAAGAAAAAAAACAGAAATAA